The proteins below come from a single Garra rufa chromosome 25, GarRuf1.0, whole genome shotgun sequence genomic window:
- the LOC141301584 gene encoding alpha-parvin, giving the protein MASSPQKSPSSPKSPTPKSPSSRKKDDSFLGKLGGTLARRKKAKEVSELQEEGMNAINLPLSPTPFELHPEDIMLEENEVRTMVDPNSKNDRKLQELMKVLIDWINDVLVGERIIVKDLAEDLYDGQVLQKLFEKLEGEKLNVAEVTQSEIAQKQKLQTVLERINDALKVSTRSIKWNVDSVHAKSIVAILHLLVALSQHFRAPIRLPDHVSIQVVVVQKREGILQSRQVMEKITGNTEALSGRHERDAFDTLFDHAPDKLNVVKKTLITFVNKHLNKLNLEVAELDTQFADGVYLVLLMGLLEGYFVPLYNFFLTPENFDQKVHNVSFSFELMQDGGLERPKPRPEDIVNCDLKSTLRVLYNLFTRYRHVE; this is encoded by the exons ATGGCGTCTTCCCCGCAGAAATCTCCGTCTTCTCCCAAGTCGCCAACTCCAAAGTCTCCGTCCTCCAGAAAGAAAGATGACTCATTTCTGGGAAAACTTGGTGGGACCCTGGCCAGGAGAAAAAAGGCGAAAGAAG TATCTGAGCTGCAGGAGGAGGGGATGAACGCCATTAATCTCCCCCTGAGTCCCACACCTTTTGAGCTTCATCCTGAGGACATCATGCTAG AGGAAAATGAAGTCCGCACCATGGTGGACCCCAACTCAAAAAATGACCGAAAGCTCCAGGAACTCATGAAG GTGCTTATCGACTGGATCAACGATGTTCTGGTTGGGGAAAGGATCATTGTGAAGGACCTGGCTGAAGATCTCTATGATGGACAGGTTCTCCAGAAGCTCTTTG AGAAGCTTGAAGGCGAGAAGCTGAATGTTGCAGAGGTGACCCAATCTGAGATTGCCCAGAAACAAAAGTTGCAGACGGTTTTGGAGAGGATCAATGATGCTCTGAAGGTCTCCACCAGGAGCATCAAGTGGAACGTCGACT CGGTTCACGCTAAGAGCATCGTGGCCATCCTTCACCTGTTGGTGGCGCTCTCACAGCACTTCAGAGCCCCCATTCGCCTCCCTGACCATGTGTCCATTCAGGTGGTTGTGGTTCAG AAACGAGAGGGCATTCTTCAATCCCGTCAGGTTATGGAGAAGATCACTGGCAACACAGA GGCATTATCTGGCAGACATG AGCGTGATGCGTTTGATACCTTGTTCGATCATGCTCCTGACAAGTTGAATGTGGTGAAGAAG ACTCTCATCACCTTCGTCAACAAACACCTGAATAAACTGAACTTGGAAGTAGCTGAACTGGATACACAG TTTGCAGACGGTGTGTATCTAGTCCTGCTGATGGGACTTCTGGAAGGATACTTCGTCCCCCTGTACAACTTCTTCCTGACGCCTGAGAATTTTGACCAAAAG GTTCATAATGTGTCTTTCTCCTTTGAGCTGATGCAGGATGGTGGCCTGGAGAGGCCCAAACCCAGGCCTGAAG